The DNA segment GTTGTCCGACCAGTTCGGCGCACAGCCGCCGCATGCCCTTGGCGATGTTCTTGGACCCCATCCTGTTCACGACCCCGGCTGCCGGACGCTCTCCAGCAGCATGTCCAGCCACTCCGCGACCTTGTCGCGGTGCTGGTCGGTGGGGAGTTGGGCGGCCCGCCAGGCGATCCCGCGCACCCCGTGGTCCTGGAGCAGCCGCTCCAGCGGGTCCTGCGCGGTCCCGGAGGCGGCCCGCTCCCGGTCCGCCAGCTTCTGGAGCAGTTCCTGTTCGGTGTGCTGGAGGACGCCCGCGAGCGCCTCGGGGTCCTCCGCCGTGAGGAAGCCGGCGTGCACGTGGAAGAAGCGCTGGAGCGCGTCGCAGTGCTCCATCGTGGGGCGCCGGTCGCCGTTGATCAGGGCGCCCGCCTGCTGCCGGGACATGCCGGCGCCGTCCGCGATCTCCTGCTGGGTGTATCTGCGCCCGCCGGGCTTGAGCCGGGTGCGGCGCAGCAGGTCGAGGCGTTGCAGGAAGCGGGCCTGTACGTCCGGTTCACCGGCCGGGCGGCCGGTCAGCAGCGCTCTGACCACGGGCTCCGGGACCCCGCTGCCGACCGAGAGCCGGGCGGTGTCGAATACCTCGGCGTGCGGGACACCGAGCCGGTCGGCGAGCGCGGTGACGCGGGCGACGACGGCCGGAAGCTGGACGGTCGCCGTGGCGCCCGGATTCCCGTAGCCATCCGTCACCGACAGAACTCCTACGTCTTGGGGGGGCCGCGCGAGATCGGGCGCGCTTGTCACCCCCGGCCGCCGTGAACATCCCGGAGAGTAGCCCGTGGTTCGAACTCGCATCCAGGTCTCGCCACAACTGTGGCGAATTTCAGCCGTCAACCGGCATGAAATGCCACGATAGTTGACACGGCTCTCGTCGGAGCAGCAGGATCGCAGCGCCGCGTGCAGGCGGCCAGGGCAAGAGGGGTGACCACCCGATGGCACATCAGGCGGGAGGGCGACGGCCGGTATCCCGGTCCGTCCCCGAGAGCTGTGAGGCGCGGGAGTATCTGGACGACTACGCCGCCGTGGTGGAGGCTGCCCCGTTCCCCTCGCTCGTGGTCGACCACCGCTGGAACGTCATTCTGGCCAACGACGCCTTCGCCGCCCTCTTCGGGGAGGTCCGGCACCACCCCACCGCGATGCCCGGCGACAACTTCCTGCGCTTCGTCCTCTTCCACCCCGACGCCGGCCGGGTACTCGGCGAGCACGAGCCGGGCTGGTGCCTGCCGATGCTGGCCCAGCTCAAGACCGCGATGGAGGGCTACGGCCACGACCACGAACTCCAGGCGATACGCCGGGACGTGGCCCACGACCCGATCATGGATGCCGCCTACCGGCAGGGCCTGCCGTACTGGATACACACGGTCGGCGAGCGCGCGGCCCGGCTCGACGGCGCCGTACGCCTGCTGCACCACCCCGACCCGCGCCGGGGCACCACCGAGTGCCGGGTCGTGGACGAGACCCCGCCGCTGCTGCGCGACCTGGGCCACCGCCGCCTGACGATGATCCCCCGGCAGCCCTCCGCCACCGCCCGGCGCGCCCACCTGATGGTCGTCCCCACCCCCTAGACCTGGCCCGGCCCCGTCGGTGTTCAGGTCATCGACGGCGCCGGGTCATCCGCACCCGCACATCTTTTACGCAAGCTGCTTGCGTAGCTTGCGCTACCCTTGCGCTCATGACGCGACGACTTGCGGAAGTGGCGAAGAAGGTCGGGGTCAGCGAGGCCACGGTCAGCCGGGTGCTCAACGGCAAGCCCGGAGTCTCCGACGCCACCCGGCAGTCGGTCCTCACCGCTCTGGACGTACTGGGCTACGAGCGCCCCACCCAGCTGCGCGGGGAGCGCGCCCGCCTGGTCGGCCTGGTCCTGCCGGAACTCCAGAACCCGATCTTCCCGGCGTTCGCCGAGGTCATCGGCGGCGCGCTCGCCCAGCTCGGGCTGACCCCGGTGCTGTGCACCCAGACCAAGGGCGGAGTCTCGGAGGCGGACTACGTCGAACTCCTACTCCAGCAGCAGGTCTCCGGCGTCGTCTTCGCCGGCGGGCTGTACGCGCAGGCCGACGCCCCGCACGACCACTACCGCCGGCTCGCCGACCGCAGCATCCCGGTCGTGCTGGTCAACGCGGCCATAGAGCACCTCGGTTTCCCGGCCGTCTCCTGCGACGACACGGTGGCCGTGGAGCAGGCGTGGCGCCACCTCGCCTCCCTCGGCCACGAGCGCATCGGCCTGGTCCTCGGCCCCGGCGACCACGTGCCCTCCGCCCGCAAGCTCGCCGCCGCCCGCGCGCTGGCCGGCGATCTGCCCGACGCCCACGTGGCCCGCGCCATCTTCTCCATCGAGGGCGGCCACGCGGCCGCCTCCCGGCTCATCGACCGGGGTGTCACCGGCATCATCTGCGCCAGCGACCCGCTCGCCCTCGGCGCGGTGCGGGCCGCCCGGCGCAAGGGACTCGACGTGCCGGGCCAGATCTCGGTGGTCGGCTACGACGACTCGGCGTTCATGAACTGCACCGAGCCCCCGCTCACCACCGTCCGCCAGCCCATCGAGGCGATGGGCCGGGCCGCCGTGGAGCTGCTGAACGCGCAGATCGGCGGCACCGCCGTCCCCGCCGAGGAGCTGCTGTTCGAGCCCGAGCTGGTGGTCCGGGGCTCCACCGCGCAAGCGCCGCGCGACTGAGCGCAGCGGAGAGCCGTTCGTCTGTCAAATAATTACAGATTCTGCGCGACATCTTGCGGCCAGGTGTCGTCGGTGCTTGAGTGTGCGGCGCCCACCGCTCCTGCCTTGAGGGGTCCACCGATGAGAAGCACCGGGTTCCGCCGCACCGTCGCCGCGATCGGCGTCTGTTCCTCGCTCGCCCTCACCGCAGCAGCCTGCGGTGAGGGCGACGACAGCTCCGCGGGCGGCAAGACCCGCATCACCGTCAACTGCGAACCGCCGAAAAGCGCCAAGGTCGACCGCCGGTTCTTCGACGAGGACACCGCCTCCTTCGAGAAGACCCACCCGGACATCGACGTGGTCGCGCACGACGCGTTCCCCTGCCAGGACCCCAAGACCTTCGACGCGAAGCTCGCCGGCGGTCAGATGGAGGACGTGTTCTACACCTACTTCACCGACGCCCGGCATGTGGTCGACATCCACCAGGCCGCCGACCTCACGCCGTACGTCAAGGAACTCAAGAGCTACGGCACCCTCCAGAAGCAGCTCCGGGACATCTACACCGTCGACGGCAAGGTCTACGGCATCCCGCGCACCGGCTACTCGATGGGCCTGATCTACAACCGCGCCCTGTTCAAGAAGGCCGGCCTGGACCCCGACAAGCCCCCGGCCACCTGGGACGAGGTCCGCGCCGCCGCCAAGAAGATCGCCGGACTCGGCGACGGCACCGTGGGATACGCCGACTACAGCGCCCAGAACCAGGGCGGCTGGCACTTCACCGCCGAGCTGTACTCCCAGGGCGGCGACGTCGTCAGCGCCGACGGCAAGAAGGCCACCGTCGACACCTCCGAGGGCAAGGCGGTGCTGCGGAACCTGCACGACATGCGCTGGACGGACGACTCCATGGGCAGCAAGCAGCTCCTGGTCATCAACGACGCCCAGCAGATGATGGGTTCGGGCAAGCTCGGCATGTACCTCTCGGCGCCGGACAACATCCCGATCCTGGTCAAGGAGAAGGGCGGCTCGTACAAGGACCTGGCGCTCGCCCCGATGCCCGGCGGCAAGGGCACGCTCATCGGCGGCGACGGCTACATGTTCAACAAGAAGGCCAGCCCCGCCCAGATCCGCGCCGGCCTCAAGTGGCTCGACCACATGTTCCTCACCCCCGGAGCCGGCTTCCTCGGCGACTACGCCCGCGCCAAGAAGAACGACGCACCGGTCGGCCTGCCCGAGCCGCGCCTGTTCACCGGCGCCGCCGACGCCAAGGACCAGCAGGTCAAGAAGGCCAACGCCAACGTCCCGGTGGAGAACTACCAGTCCTTCCTGGACGGCAACCAGAGCCTGGAGATGAAGATCGAGCCTCCGCACGCCCAGCAGATCTACTCGGTGCTCGACGGCGTCGTCTCCGCCGTCCTCACCAAGAAGGACGCGGACGTCGACCAGCTCCTCAAGGACGCCGGCGGCAAGATCGACAGCATCCTGGCCCGGGGCTGACCACCATGACCAAGACGGCCGAGCGGCTGCCCACGGCCGCCACGCCCCCGGCCCCGCCCCCCGCCCCGGCGGGCGGCGGCCGGGGCCGCCGGGCCCTCGTCGACCAGGTCCGCGCCTACGGCTTCCTCCTCGGCGGTCTGATCTGCTTCGCCCTGTTCTCCTGGTACCCGGCGATCCGCGCCGTCGTCATCGCCTTCCAGCGCTACACCCCGGGCTCCGCGCCCGAGTGGATCGGCACCGCCAACTTCCGCCGGGTGCTGCACGATCCGGAGTTCGGCGCGGCCTGGCGCAACACCCTCACCTTCACCCTGCTCGCCCTCCTCGTCGGCTTCGCCGTCCCCTTCGTGCTCGCCCTCGTCCTCAACGAACTCCGGCACGCCAAGGCGTTCTTCCGGGTCGTGGTCTACCTCCCGGTGATGATCCCGCCGGTGGTCAGCGCCCTGCTGTGGAAGTGGTTCTACGACCCCGGGGCCGGCCTCGCCAACGAGACGCTGCGCGCCCTGCACCTGCCCACCTCGAAC comes from the Streptomyces seoulensis genome and includes:
- a CDS encoding helix-turn-helix domain-containing protein, translating into MTDGYGNPGATATVQLPAVVARVTALADRLGVPHAEVFDTARLSVGSGVPEPVVRALLTGRPAGEPDVQARFLQRLDLLRRTRLKPGGRRYTQQEIADGAGMSRQQAGALINGDRRPTMEHCDALQRFFHVHAGFLTAEDPEALAGVLQHTEQELLQKLADRERAASGTAQDPLERLLQDHGVRGIAWRAAQLPTDQHRDKVAEWLDMLLESVRQPGS
- a CDS encoding ABC transporter substrate-binding protein, with protein sequence MRSTGFRRTVAAIGVCSSLALTAAACGEGDDSSAGGKTRITVNCEPPKSAKVDRRFFDEDTASFEKTHPDIDVVAHDAFPCQDPKTFDAKLAGGQMEDVFYTYFTDARHVVDIHQAADLTPYVKELKSYGTLQKQLRDIYTVDGKVYGIPRTGYSMGLIYNRALFKKAGLDPDKPPATWDEVRAAAKKIAGLGDGTVGYADYSAQNQGGWHFTAELYSQGGDVVSADGKKATVDTSEGKAVLRNLHDMRWTDDSMGSKQLLVINDAQQMMGSGKLGMYLSAPDNIPILVKEKGGSYKDLALAPMPGGKGTLIGGDGYMFNKKASPAQIRAGLKWLDHMFLTPGAGFLGDYARAKKNDAPVGLPEPRLFTGAADAKDQQVKKANANVPVENYQSFLDGNQSLEMKIEPPHAQQIYSVLDGVVSAVLTKKDADVDQLLKDAGGKIDSILARG
- a CDS encoding LacI family DNA-binding transcriptional regulator; its protein translation is MTRRLAEVAKKVGVSEATVSRVLNGKPGVSDATRQSVLTALDVLGYERPTQLRGERARLVGLVLPELQNPIFPAFAEVIGGALAQLGLTPVLCTQTKGGVSEADYVELLLQQQVSGVVFAGGLYAQADAPHDHYRRLADRSIPVVLVNAAIEHLGFPAVSCDDTVAVEQAWRHLASLGHERIGLVLGPGDHVPSARKLAAARALAGDLPDAHVARAIFSIEGGHAAASRLIDRGVTGIICASDPLALGAVRAARRKGLDVPGQISVVGYDDSAFMNCTEPPLTTVRQPIEAMGRAAVELLNAQIGGTAVPAEELLFEPELVVRGSTAQAPRD
- a CDS encoding PAS domain-containing protein; protein product: MAHQAGGRRPVSRSVPESCEAREYLDDYAAVVEAAPFPSLVVDHRWNVILANDAFAALFGEVRHHPTAMPGDNFLRFVLFHPDAGRVLGEHEPGWCLPMLAQLKTAMEGYGHDHELQAIRRDVAHDPIMDAAYRQGLPYWIHTVGERAARLDGAVRLLHHPDPRRGTTECRVVDETPPLLRDLGHRRLTMIPRQPSATARRAHLMVVPTP
- a CDS encoding carbohydrate ABC transporter permease translates to MTKTAERLPTAATPPAPPPAPAGGGRGRRALVDQVRAYGFLLGGLICFALFSWYPAIRAVVIAFQRYTPGSAPEWIGTANFRRVLHDPEFGAAWRNTLTFTLLALLVGFAVPFVLALVLNELRHAKAFFRVVVYLPVMIPPVVSALLWKWFYDPGAGLANETLRALHLPTSNWSNGTDTALVSLVIVATWANLGGTVLIYLAALQSIPGELYEAAELDGANLLQRIRHVTVPQTRFVILMLMLLQIIATMQVFTEPFVITGGGPESATVTVLYLIYKYAFLYNDFGGACALSVMLLVLLGAFSALYLRLTRTEGDA